Proteins found in one Gordonia sp. PDNC005 genomic segment:
- the scpA gene encoding methylmalonyl-CoA mutase, with protein sequence MSDNTIPSFADVELTPAVAEVGSGDALTAPLASAHGYTAEQVTWSTPEQIDVQPVYTRADRDAIARDGGYPLDSIPGETPFIRGPYPTMYVNQPWTVRQYAGFSTAAESNAFYRRNLAAGQKGLSVAFDLATHRGYDSDHPRVAGDVGMAGVAIDSILDMRQLFDGIDLGNVSVSMTMNGAVLPILALYVVAAEEQGVPPEKLAGTIQNDILKEFMVRNTYIYPPAPSMRIISDIFAFTSAKMPKFNSISISGYHIQEAGATADLELAYTLADGVDYIRAGLAAGLDIDKFAPRLSFFWGIGMNFFMEVAKLRAARLLWSELVAEFNPKNAKSLSLRTHSQTSGWSLTAQDVYNNVARTCVEAMAATQGHTQSLHTNALDEAIALPTDFSARIARNTQLLLQQESGTTRPIDPWAGSNYVEWLTHQLAEKARAHIAEVEAAGGMTKAIEEGLPKLRIEEAAARTQARIDSGRQPLIGVNKYKVADDEEIEVLKVENSKVRAEQLAKLEKLRAERDQSAVDAALAELTRAAGESGGGMENNLMALAIDAARHGATGGEISDAMEKVYGRHQAEIKTISGVYRNEAGDAVSNIDDALAVVDEFAEAEGRRPRVLVAKMGQDGHDRGQKVIATAFADLGFDVDVGPLFATPEEVAAQAADNDVHVVGVSSLAAGHLTLVPALREALAQVGREDIMIVVGGVIPPGDFDELYEAGAAAIFPPGTVIADSAVDLIGKLADNLGLELASRSA encoded by the coding sequence ATGAGCGACAACACGATTCCGAGTTTCGCCGACGTTGAACTGACGCCGGCAGTCGCCGAAGTCGGCTCCGGCGACGCGCTGACCGCTCCGTTGGCGTCTGCACACGGTTACACGGCTGAGCAGGTCACGTGGAGCACACCGGAGCAGATCGACGTCCAGCCGGTGTACACCCGCGCCGATCGCGACGCGATCGCACGCGACGGCGGCTACCCGCTCGACTCCATCCCCGGTGAGACGCCGTTCATCCGTGGTCCGTACCCGACGATGTACGTGAACCAGCCGTGGACGGTTCGTCAGTACGCAGGCTTCTCGACCGCCGCAGAGTCGAACGCGTTCTACCGCCGAAACCTGGCCGCGGGACAGAAGGGCCTCTCGGTCGCCTTCGATCTCGCGACCCACCGCGGCTACGACTCCGATCACCCGCGCGTTGCAGGCGACGTCGGCATGGCCGGTGTCGCAATCGACTCGATCCTGGACATGCGTCAGCTGTTCGACGGCATCGACCTGGGCAACGTCTCCGTCTCGATGACGATGAACGGCGCGGTGCTGCCGATCCTCGCGCTGTACGTCGTCGCAGCCGAAGAGCAGGGTGTGCCGCCGGAGAAGCTCGCCGGAACCATTCAGAACGACATTCTGAAGGAGTTCATGGTCCGCAACACCTACATCTATCCGCCGGCGCCGTCGATGCGGATCATCTCCGACATCTTCGCGTTCACCAGCGCGAAGATGCCGAAGTTCAACTCGATCTCAATCTCCGGCTACCACATCCAGGAGGCCGGAGCGACGGCCGATCTGGAGCTGGCGTACACCCTCGCCGACGGCGTCGACTACATCCGCGCCGGTCTGGCCGCGGGTCTGGACATCGACAAGTTCGCGCCGCGTCTCTCGTTCTTCTGGGGCATCGGCATGAACTTCTTCATGGAGGTCGCGAAGCTGCGCGCCGCGCGTCTGCTGTGGAGTGAGCTCGTCGCCGAGTTCAACCCCAAGAACGCGAAGTCGCTGTCGTTGCGCACGCACTCGCAGACCTCAGGCTGGTCGCTGACCGCGCAGGACGTCTACAACAACGTGGCCCGCACGTGCGTCGAGGCGATGGCGGCGACACAGGGTCACACCCAGTCGCTGCACACCAACGCGCTCGACGAGGCGATCGCCCTGCCGACCGACTTCTCGGCCCGCATCGCCCGCAACACCCAGCTGCTGCTGCAGCAGGAATCGGGAACCACCCGACCGATCGACCCGTGGGCCGGTTCGAACTACGTCGAGTGGCTCACCCACCAGCTCGCTGAGAAGGCTCGTGCGCACATCGCCGAGGTCGAGGCCGCTGGCGGTATGACCAAGGCCATCGAAGAGGGTCTGCCGAAGCTTCGCATCGAAGAGGCCGCAGCTCGCACCCAGGCCCGTATCGACTCCGGTCGCCAGCCGCTGATCGGCGTCAACAAGTACAAGGTGGCCGACGACGAGGAGATCGAGGTCCTCAAGGTCGAGAACTCGAAGGTCCGCGCAGAGCAGCTAGCGAAGCTCGAGAAGCTGCGTGCCGAGCGCGACCAGTCGGCCGTCGACGCCGCCCTGGCCGAGCTGACCCGCGCGGCTGGCGAGTCGGGCGGCGGCATGGAGAACAACCTGATGGCCCTGGCCATCGACGCGGCGCGCCACGGTGCGACCGGCGGTGAGATCTCCGATGCGATGGAGAAGGTCTACGGTCGTCACCAGGCCGAGATCAAGACGATCAGCGGCGTCTACCGGAACGAAGCAGGTGATGCGGTGTCGAACATCGACGATGCGTTGGCCGTGGTCGACGAGTTCGCCGAAGCCGAAGGCCGTCGTCCCCGGGTGCTCGTCGCGAAGATGGGCCAGGACGGTCATGACCGTGGCCAGAAGGTGATCGCCACGGCGTTCGCGGACCTGGGATTCGACGTCGACGTGGGCCCGCTCTTCGCGACGCCAGAAGAGGTGGCGGCGCAGGCCGCGGACAACGACGTCCATGTGGTGGGTGTGTCGTCCCTGGCCGCCGGTCACCTCACGCTGGTGCCCGCTCTCCGCGAGGCGCTCGCTCAGGTCGGTCGCGAGGACATCATGATCGTCGTCGGCGGCGTCATCCCGCCGGGTGATTTCGACGAACTGTACGAGGCGGGCGCCGCGGCGATCTTCCCGCCCGGAACGGTCATCGCCGATTCTGCGGTCGATCTGATCGGCAAGCTGGCCGACAACCTGGGCCTGGAACTCGCGTCCCGGTCGGCATGA
- the meaB gene encoding methylmalonyl Co-A mutase-associated GTPase MeaB: MSSAAAGRPVDVEALADGVLAGRRADLARAITLVESTRADHREAAQRLLLQLTPHAGKSFRVGITGVPGVGKSTTIEALGMHLISLGHKVAVLAVDPSSTRTRGSILGDKTRMGQLSAAPEAYVRPSPTSGTLGGVTKATRETIVLVEAAGYDVVLVETVGVGQSEVSVANMVDTFTFLTLARTGDSLQGIKKGVLELAEIVVVNKADGKHITEARGAARELRNALSFIYPHDALWTPPVLTMSAIEKTGVDDFWSSILKHRDVLTEAGQFDRRRATQQVDWMWTMVRESVLHRIESAPDVRAARAEVETGVLDGTLTPTLAAEQIVRAAGF, from the coding sequence ATGAGTTCAGCAGCTGCCGGCAGGCCAGTGGACGTCGAGGCTCTCGCCGACGGTGTCCTCGCGGGACGGCGTGCCGACCTCGCGCGGGCGATCACGCTGGTGGAGTCCACCCGCGCCGACCATCGTGAGGCCGCACAGCGTCTCCTTCTGCAGCTGACGCCGCACGCGGGGAAGTCGTTCCGCGTCGGCATCACCGGTGTCCCCGGAGTCGGGAAGTCGACGACGATCGAAGCGCTCGGCATGCATCTGATCTCACTCGGTCACAAGGTGGCGGTGCTCGCTGTCGATCCGTCGTCGACCCGCACACGTGGGTCGATCCTCGGTGACAAGACTCGGATGGGTCAGCTCTCGGCGGCACCCGAGGCGTATGTCCGTCCGTCGCCCACGTCGGGCACTCTCGGTGGTGTCACCAAGGCGACGCGCGAGACGATCGTGCTCGTCGAGGCCGCCGGCTACGACGTGGTCCTCGTGGAGACGGTCGGCGTCGGGCAGTCGGAGGTCAGCGTCGCCAACATGGTCGACACGTTCACCTTCTTGACGCTGGCCCGTACCGGCGATTCGCTGCAGGGCATCAAGAAGGGTGTGCTCGAGCTCGCAGAGATCGTCGTCGTCAACAAGGCGGACGGCAAGCACATCACCGAAGCACGCGGGGCGGCCCGTGAACTGCGGAACGCACTGAGCTTCATCTACCCGCACGATGCTCTCTGGACACCACCTGTCCTCACGATGAGCGCTATCGAGAAGACCGGCGTCGACGACTTCTGGAGCTCCATCCTCAAGCACCGTGACGTGCTGACTGAGGCCGGCCAGTTCGATCGTCGTCGCGCGACTCAGCAGGTGGACTGGATGTGGACGATGGTCCGTGAGTCGGTGCTCCACCGCATCGAGTCGGCTCCGGACGTTCGTGCCGCCCGCGCCGAGGTCGAAACCGGTGTCCTCGACGGCACTCTGACCCCGACTCTCGCCGCCGAACAGATCGTCCGCGCCGCCGGGTTCTGA
- a CDS encoding ABC transporter permease subunit produces MLVRSRSSRALIWLIFLLVVGALIVAPIAVTAITAFADSWTSVLPTAWTTGHVSDVLSAENAESVAVSVQTAIIASAIAVAVGTWAALAVRKAPPRLRSLLDAAYHVPVAVPSVVIGLAILIAFSRPPIVLNGTASIVILVQALLVLSFAFSMVSAAAKSLDPALDQVAGSLGASGTRILVQVTLPLLAPAIAAAAGLSLALCMGELGATIMVYPGSWRTLPVTIFTQSDRGELFTAAANTLLLVLVTVVILGVLGRIRSRAQVR; encoded by the coding sequence ATGCTCGTCCGAAGCCGCTCGTCGAGAGCACTCATCTGGCTGATCTTCCTCCTCGTCGTCGGCGCGTTGATCGTCGCGCCGATCGCGGTCACCGCCATCACCGCGTTCGCCGATTCGTGGACATCTGTTCTGCCGACTGCCTGGACGACCGGTCACGTGTCCGATGTTCTGTCGGCCGAGAACGCCGAGAGTGTCGCCGTGTCGGTGCAGACGGCGATCATCGCGTCCGCGATCGCCGTCGCCGTCGGCACGTGGGCGGCGCTGGCGGTCCGCAAGGCCCCGCCTCGGCTGCGGAGTCTGCTCGACGCCGCCTATCACGTTCCCGTCGCCGTGCCCTCGGTGGTGATCGGCCTCGCGATCCTCATCGCCTTCTCTCGCCCGCCGATCGTCCTCAACGGCACCGCATCGATCGTGATTCTCGTGCAGGCGTTGCTGGTGCTGTCGTTCGCGTTCTCGATGGTGTCGGCGGCGGCGAAGTCGCTCGACCCGGCGCTCGACCAGGTCGCGGGCTCCCTCGGAGCGTCCGGCACCCGGATCCTGGTCCAAGTGACCCTGCCACTGCTCGCCCCGGCCATCGCCGCCGCGGCCGGGCTGTCGTTGGCGCTGTGCATGGGCGAACTGGGAGCGACGATCATGGTGTACCCGGGATCATGGCGCACACTTCCGGTCACGATCTTCACGCAGTCCGACCGTGGTGAGCTGTTCACCGCCGCCGCGAACACTTTGCTGTTGGTGCTCGTGACCGTGGTGATCCTCGGTGTCCTCGGACGGATCCGCTCTCGCGCCCAGGTCCGCTGA